One Azoarcus sp. DN11 DNA segment encodes these proteins:
- the pilV gene encoding type IV pilus modification protein PilV: MTIIGTNPVARREQDGFSLLEVLVSIVILAIGLLGLAGLQTKANGVEMEAYQRSVALMLVEDMANRVAAGRNYVADFQAVSLAAYGVGDTQAATCPTTGDAAAQLCEWSNAMKGAAEKKGTASIGAPIGMRGCLISVAPTDAALGEFFVVGVWQGTVPTASPPNNTPGAQCAAGVDFGAGLRRAVVTRVLIPKQAAG, from the coding sequence ATGACGATCATCGGGACAAATCCCGTCGCACGGCGGGAACAGGACGGTTTCAGCCTCCTCGAGGTGCTCGTTTCGATCGTGATCCTCGCCATCGGCCTGCTTGGACTCGCCGGCCTGCAGACGAAGGCGAACGGGGTCGAAATGGAGGCCTATCAGCGCTCGGTGGCGCTGATGCTGGTCGAGGACATGGCCAACCGCGTCGCCGCGGGCCGCAATTACGTCGCCGACTTCCAGGCCGTGAGCCTCGCCGCCTACGGCGTGGGTGATACGCAGGCCGCGACTTGTCCGACCACCGGTGACGCCGCCGCGCAACTGTGCGAGTGGAGCAACGCAATGAAGGGTGCCGCCGAAAAGAAGGGCACCGCCAGCATCGGCGCCCCCATCGGCATGCGGGGCTGCCTGATTTCCGTCGCACCGACCGACGCCGCCCTCGGAGAATTCTTCGTCGTCGGCGTGTGGCAGGGCACCGTGCCTACGGCATCGCCCCCGAACAATACACCCGGCGCGCAGTGCGCCGCCGGTGTCGATTTCGGCGCGGGCCTGCGCCGGGCAGTCGTGACCCGCGTTCTCATCCCCAAACAAGCTGCCGGGTAA
- a CDS encoding PilC/PilY family type IV pilus protein produces MSKRLHFATALAWLGISVTTPALAEDIDIYTNPQTTQAAPNVLLFLDNTSNWAASGWKSVDVRAKCNNDAICLGYVDRVFGGVASLTQGQVEVRALKVVLDDLTCNTNAPFSVNLGLMLFSGTGTADPLLKTSISAYIRYSVQLLAPNNAACTAIRNNLTEIDSKIQDPSWKISSSADYGVALFEAFKYFGGYANTNGVAATAMGSPPGALGFGPIRFSNPNTLEDPTAFTDQTKTTYKSPISVNSCGNNYLVVVGNKFPNQESGTDQNAAPPTNRVMGYLGLKPNQLYPTSKADIRFADEWAQFLARTDVSEVAGHQPVKTFTINVFNSDKDPDQVNQAPLLDSMAKNGGTGVGGAFKVNGDLKALVDGLKTIFLQINAVNSSFASASLPISVNTQGTYLNQVFIGMFRPDTQSRPRWAGNLKQYQFALQQTVVGDVTTRSLFLADANGKAAIDNANTGFLQACARSFWTTSSGDYWRSVTEPPTPDHGIPRGSCTGFEFDDSPDGRVVERGGVAEKIRSITPTTARSIQTCAAAPSNCTASTSFAVPTPTPYQQWIRGDNVGDGYNAALPAADTETYGKASTAIRPTVHGGVIHSRPLAINYGTGGIDDVVVFYGSDDGLFRAINGNKTENVSTSGTELWAFLAPEFEPRLTRNRDNFPYVTFKDDPTAPKDFFFDGSIGAYVGPANADGTGSPVTYILPSMRRGGRMIYAFDVTKHPATAAPTPLWRFGCDQNNNCFGGTDTAKLGQTWSAPRVVRVKNQSALYAVFGAGYDPCEDTEPRNCTNAATGSGVFVLDAKTGTQLRYIDLGITAGRIVADLVPVDTDSDGFSDVIYAADTSGNVWRINLSNPAKSGAQSQADWSVTQVATIGDWSTTNVRNRKFLYAPDVVRVGNFNIVLIGSGNREKPLATSAAALTKNRFYGFWDEFAVTSGFVTIDDHTDCDAAGDLILSSGTCQLMNTSDPTLDYLPVFSSVATRPRGWVIDLTDTSATGPNEQVVTTPATIGGFVNFSTFQAKNKNACSSLGTARGYAACFLHGGASCGGAVPAGTTRSAEFVGGGLPPSPVTGTVLVDGKIVPFIIGGKPDAGGGSALEVKLPPIPIKKNRVKVYRYKKID; encoded by the coding sequence ATGAGCAAACGACTGCACTTCGCGACGGCGCTCGCATGGCTGGGGATCAGTGTCACGACCCCGGCGCTGGCGGAAGACATCGACATCTACACGAATCCCCAAACCACCCAAGCGGCGCCAAATGTCCTTCTTTTTCTGGACAATACGTCAAATTGGGCGGCCAGCGGATGGAAGTCGGTTGACGTACGCGCAAAATGCAACAATGACGCGATCTGCTTAGGCTACGTAGACAGAGTTTTCGGGGGAGTCGCCTCGTTAACGCAAGGGCAAGTTGAAGTCAGAGCGCTCAAAGTGGTATTGGATGATTTAACTTGCAATACCAATGCACCATTTAGCGTCAACCTCGGCCTAATGTTGTTTTCTGGCACCGGGACCGCGGACCCGCTACTAAAGACATCCATTTCGGCCTACATTCGCTACTCGGTGCAACTACTTGCCCCCAACAACGCGGCATGCACAGCTATTCGGAATAATCTGACAGAGATCGACAGCAAAATTCAGGACCCCTCCTGGAAAATCAGCTCTTCCGCTGATTATGGAGTCGCACTGTTTGAAGCGTTCAAGTATTTTGGTGGGTACGCCAATACCAACGGCGTCGCCGCCACCGCAATGGGAAGTCCGCCGGGCGCACTCGGATTCGGACCGATTCGTTTTTCGAACCCAAACACTCTGGAAGACCCCACAGCTTTCACGGACCAAACAAAGACAACCTACAAGAGTCCAATTTCCGTTAATTCGTGTGGAAATAATTACCTCGTCGTCGTCGGCAACAAATTCCCCAATCAGGAATCCGGAACTGACCAGAACGCAGCCCCACCAACAAACCGGGTCATGGGCTACCTCGGACTCAAGCCGAACCAGTTATACCCGACCAGCAAGGCCGACATCCGGTTTGCCGATGAATGGGCGCAGTTCCTTGCTCGAACTGACGTCAGCGAAGTCGCGGGGCACCAGCCGGTCAAAACATTCACGATCAATGTTTTTAACAGCGACAAGGATCCTGATCAAGTAAATCAGGCTCCACTGCTCGACAGCATGGCCAAGAACGGGGGTACCGGCGTCGGCGGCGCGTTCAAGGTGAACGGCGACCTCAAGGCGCTGGTGGACGGCCTGAAGACAATTTTCCTGCAGATCAACGCTGTAAACAGCTCGTTTGCTTCCGCGTCACTGCCAATCAGCGTCAATACCCAGGGGACCTACCTCAACCAGGTCTTCATCGGCATGTTCCGCCCGGACACGCAATCCCGCCCCCGCTGGGCAGGCAACCTGAAGCAGTACCAGTTCGCGCTTCAGCAGACGGTCGTCGGCGATGTCACGACGCGTTCGCTGTTCCTCGCCGACGCCAACGGCAAGGCCGCCATCGACAACGCCAACACCGGCTTCCTGCAGGCCTGCGCACGCAGCTTCTGGACGACGAGCTCGGGCGACTACTGGAGGAGCGTCACCGAACCGCCCACACCGGACCACGGCATTCCGCGGGGCAGTTGTACCGGATTCGAATTCGACGACAGTCCCGACGGGCGGGTCGTCGAACGTGGCGGCGTTGCGGAAAAAATCCGCAGCATCACGCCGACGACGGCGCGAAGCATCCAGACCTGCGCCGCGGCTCCGTCCAACTGCACCGCGAGCACGAGCTTCGCGGTACCCACGCCCACGCCCTACCAGCAGTGGATCCGCGGGGACAACGTCGGCGACGGATATAACGCCGCCCTGCCCGCGGCCGATACCGAAACGTACGGAAAAGCCTCGACCGCGATCAGGCCGACCGTCCACGGCGGCGTCATCCATTCCCGCCCGCTGGCGATCAACTACGGCACCGGCGGCATCGATGACGTGGTTGTGTTCTACGGCTCGGACGACGGCCTGTTCCGCGCGATCAACGGCAACAAGACCGAGAATGTCAGCACCAGCGGCACCGAACTGTGGGCCTTCCTGGCGCCGGAATTCGAACCCCGGCTGACACGGAACCGCGACAACTTCCCCTACGTGACCTTCAAGGACGATCCGACCGCGCCGAAGGATTTCTTTTTCGACGGCTCGATCGGCGCCTATGTCGGCCCGGCGAATGCCGATGGCACCGGATCCCCGGTCACCTACATTCTTCCGTCGATGCGCCGCGGCGGGCGGATGATCTACGCCTTCGACGTGACGAAGCACCCCGCGACGGCCGCGCCGACCCCGCTATGGCGTTTTGGTTGTGACCAGAACAACAACTGCTTCGGCGGCACCGACACGGCGAAACTCGGCCAGACCTGGTCCGCACCGCGGGTCGTCCGCGTGAAGAACCAGTCTGCGCTCTATGCCGTTTTCGGCGCCGGCTATGACCCGTGCGAAGATACGGAACCGCGGAACTGCACGAACGCTGCGACGGGGAGCGGCGTCTTCGTGCTCGACGCCAAGACCGGTACGCAACTTCGCTACATCGATCTGGGCATTACTGCCGGCCGTATCGTAGCGGACCTCGTTCCCGTGGACACGGACAGTGACGGCTTCTCCGACGTGATCTATGCAGCTGACACGTCGGGCAACGTCTGGCGCATCAACCTCTCGAACCCTGCCAAGAGTGGGGCACAGAGCCAGGCCGACTGGTCGGTGACGCAAGTCGCCACCATCGGGGATTGGTCGACGACCAACGTCCGCAATCGCAAATTCCTCTATGCGCCGGATGTCGTCCGGGTCGGCAACTTCAACATCGTCCTGATCGGCTCCGGGAATCGCGAGAAACCACTCGCGACCTCCGCTGCCGCACTGACCAAGAACCGCTTCTATGGCTTCTGGGACGAATTTGCGGTCACCAGCGGCTTCGTCACCATCGACGACCACACCGACTGCGACGCCGCTGGCGACCTGATCTTGTCGAGCGGCACGTGCCAGCTGATGAACACGTCCGACCCCACCCTGGACTATCTCCCGGTATTTTCCTCGGTCGCCACGCGCCCCCGCGGCTGGGTTATCGATCTGACCGACACGAGCGCTACCGGACCGAACGAGCAGGTTGTGACGACCCCGGCAACTATCGGGGGATTCGTGAACTTCAGCACGTTCCAGGCGAAGAACAAGAACGCGTGCTCGTCGCTCGGCACGGCTCGCGGTTATGCAGCGTGCTTCCTCCACGGCGGCGCGAGCTGCGGAGGAGCGGTTCCGGCAGGCACCACCCGGTCGGCAGAGTTCGTCGGCGGCGGTCTGCCACCGTCCCCGGTGACCGGAACGGTCTTGGTCGACGGCAAGATCGTGCCGTTCATCATCGGCGGAAAGCCTGATGCGGGTGGCGGCTCAGCCCTGGAGGTCAAACTGCCACCGATCCCGATCAAGAAGAATCGCGTGAAGGTATATCGCTACAAGAAGATCGACTGA
- a CDS encoding GspH/FimT family pseudopilin → MTECGYSLVELMIVVAIVGVVSAVAAPSFARLLAETRVGDASSDLFAAVLQTRSEALKRHRRVVLCVSADGAECASGGGWGQGWIVFEDGNENGQREEGEPLVRAGEVRAGRVGITGDASVGRYVSYVASGRTQQLATGAWQAGTLTLCSEGIARKIIINRVGRPRIAKGNC, encoded by the coding sequence ATGACCGAGTGCGGATATTCGCTTGTCGAATTGATGATCGTGGTTGCCATCGTCGGAGTCGTCTCCGCGGTCGCCGCGCCGTCATTTGCCCGCCTGTTGGCGGAAACTCGGGTCGGAGACGCGTCCAGCGACCTTTTTGCGGCAGTCCTCCAGACGCGCTCGGAGGCGTTGAAACGCCATCGGCGGGTCGTGTTGTGCGTGAGCGCAGACGGGGCAGAGTGCGCAAGTGGGGGAGGCTGGGGGCAGGGCTGGATCGTTTTCGAGGACGGAAACGAGAACGGCCAGAGGGAGGAGGGCGAGCCGCTGGTGCGCGCCGGGGAGGTTCGCGCCGGGCGGGTGGGGATTACCGGCGACGCGAGCGTCGGGCGTTACGTGTCCTACGTGGCGTCCGGGCGCACGCAGCAACTAGCGACCGGAGCGTGGCAGGCGGGCACGCTGACGCTCTGCAGTGAAGGCATTGCGCGAAAAATAATCATCAACCGGGTCGGGCGGCCGCGGATCGCCAAGGGAAACTGCTGA
- a CDS encoding type IV pilin protein, producing MNTRHPAPQPASKGFTLIEVMIVVAIIGILAAVAYPSYQSYLVRANRSVATAHLLDIATRQQQYRLDARTFGSLTDIGMGTPPSDVSKYYDVSIAGVPSATAFTVQAAPKGSQLTGDTKCGILSIDQAGTKTVSGSGSAADCWGGR from the coding sequence GTGAACACAAGACATCCGGCACCGCAGCCCGCGAGCAAAGGTTTCACCCTGATCGAGGTCATGATCGTGGTCGCGATCATCGGGATCCTCGCCGCCGTGGCCTACCCTTCGTACCAATCCTACCTCGTGCGGGCGAATCGCAGTGTCGCCACTGCGCACCTGCTCGATATCGCGACCCGGCAGCAGCAATATCGGCTGGACGCGCGCACGTTCGGATCACTGACCGACATCGGCATGGGGACCCCGCCTTCCGACGTCAGCAAGTACTACGACGTGAGCATCGCCGGCGTCCCCAGTGCAACGGCATTCACGGTACAGGCCGCCCCGAAGGGATCCCAGCTGACGGGGGACACGAAGTGCGGCATTCTCAGCATCGACCAGGCCGGCACGAAGACCGTTTCCGGTTCGGGAAGCGCCGCCGACTGCTGGGGCGGACGTTGA
- a CDS encoding PilW family protein, whose amino-acid sequence MFPKPQTPGLRTAESGISLVELMIAMTLGLFVIGAMTAIFINNSQSRRELDKAAQQLENGRYAIQILRDEISMAGYYDAMASIASPPSTTASPCSTDVTVWKSSMDVAIEGVNSGSFPCLATARAGTGMLFVQRASTAIAAPASLQPNLAYLQVSLCGDEYVSAVADKPFRVKLGTDPFDLQKIDCTTTNHAPIRQYIRRVLFIDRNNVAGDGIPTLKRADFRPEALSATNPNVQALVEGIEDLQFEYAIDTNGDGSPDAFSETPAANQLVNIVGVRVWLIARATDPTPGYDASTKTFQLGSKAALTPNDAFKRHVFNTYIELIHPVGRRTK is encoded by the coding sequence ATGTTCCCGAAACCGCAAACGCCGGGCTTGCGCACGGCGGAGAGCGGGATATCGCTCGTCGAACTGATGATCGCGATGACGCTGGGGCTGTTCGTCATCGGTGCGATGACCGCCATCTTCATCAACAACAGCCAGTCCCGCCGCGAACTGGACAAGGCGGCACAGCAGCTGGAAAACGGCCGCTATGCGATCCAGATCCTTCGCGACGAAATCTCGATGGCCGGCTACTACGATGCCATGGCGAGCATTGCCAGCCCGCCGTCCACGACCGCCAGCCCGTGCTCCACGGACGTGACGGTATGGAAGAGTTCGATGGATGTCGCCATCGAGGGCGTCAATTCCGGAAGCTTCCCGTGCCTGGCGACGGCACGGGCCGGCACCGGAATGCTGTTCGTCCAGCGGGCATCGACCGCGATCGCCGCGCCGGCCTCGTTGCAGCCGAATCTTGCCTATCTCCAGGTTTCGCTGTGCGGCGACGAGTATGTCAGCGCCGTCGCCGACAAACCCTTCCGCGTCAAACTGGGCACCGATCCATTCGATCTCCAGAAGATCGATTGCACCACCACCAATCACGCACCCATCCGGCAATACATCCGCCGCGTCCTTTTCATCGATCGGAACAACGTCGCCGGCGACGGCATCCCGACCCTGAAACGGGCCGATTTTCGCCCCGAGGCCCTGAGCGCCACCAACCCGAACGTCCAGGCCCTCGTCGAAGGCATCGAGGACCTGCAGTTCGAATACGCGATCGACACCAACGGCGACGGGTCGCCGGACGCATTCAGCGAAACCCCCGCTGCCAACCAGCTCGTCAATATCGTCGGCGTCCGCGTCTGGCTGATCGCGCGCGCGACCGATCCGACTCCCGGTTACGACGCCAGCACGAAGACGTTCCAGCTCGGTTCGAAAGCAGCCCTCACCCCCAACGACGCCTTCAAACGCCACGTGTTCAACACGTACATCGAACTGATCCACCCCGTGGGGCGGAGAACCAAATGA
- a CDS encoding GspH/FimT family pseudopilin codes for MKATRAPRCPSGRHGSHGFTLVELMVTVAILAILATIGYPSFQELLASQRVRAAEAALYDSLLIARSEALKNRASTTFVTTGLASGWSVQVGGQVVHSQSALAGVSFTPSTPNIAYDATGRLGVGTDPLPITVTVTGSGSTSKLCIEIRDQTGSVKRKKDGACP; via the coding sequence ATGAAAGCGACACGCGCGCCCCGTTGCCCGAGCGGACGTCACGGCTCACACGGATTCACGCTGGTCGAGCTGATGGTTACGGTCGCAATCCTGGCGATCCTCGCCACCATCGGCTACCCGTCGTTCCAGGAGCTGCTCGCGTCGCAGCGGGTACGCGCAGCGGAAGCGGCGCTGTACGACTCCCTGCTGATTGCTCGCAGCGAGGCGCTGAAAAACCGTGCCAGCACGACTTTCGTCACGACCGGCCTGGCCAGCGGGTGGTCGGTACAGGTCGGAGGTCAGGTCGTCCACTCCCAGTCGGCCCTTGCGGGCGTGAGCTTCACCCCTTCGACGCCCAATATCGCGTATGACGCGACCGGTCGCCTGGGGGTCGGAACCGACCCGCTCCCGATCACGGTCACGGTGACCGGCAGCGGATCGACGTCCAAGCTCTGCATCGAAATTCGCGACCAGACCGGCAGCGTGAAACGCAAGAAGGACGGAGCATGCCCATGA